In the Ricinus communis isolate WT05 ecotype wild-type chromosome 3, ASM1957865v1, whole genome shotgun sequence genome, TAAACCCATCCTTCCATGATAGGATATGACTAGTCTAACCGAGATGGAGGTGTGTGTAGCCCTGTTTTCTCCAATTCTATGAAGGAGGTTGGGATTTCGAGAGTAACGCATCGCTCTTGTGTGGtaggaaagagaagaagattggacatattcttttactgTAAGGGGTTGTTTATGGATAAGCTGGTTAAAGGTTTTTCTGACAAAGttttatttcttgaaaatattGTAAGGGTTCATAATAGGTACTAGGGTGTTTTCTATTTGAACATTTTCTGGTATATGGGAGATCTCTACAAGATGGTATATCTTGTTAGATATGGTTttcttaaaaacaaaatattcttaaattataatataaataccaATTCAAAtgtctttattatttttaaatttttctataatattatatccagaattaatttaaaccgcagaatttaatctttataaataataagacattactttagtaattttaatataattatatatttaaaatttaaatttaaattttttattaaattaaaagaaatcttAATCTTTCATCTATATactatcaaataattatttatttagatatatatacgtaatagattaaaagaaattataggTCGAGCCTTAAAACACTTACCTTCTTTAGTttctaatcaaatatattttgagaattatTTGTTTAGTGGGCAAGTGTTATTATCATTTCCTTTAGAATCAAATGTGTTTAAATTTACAAGGAAATACTTTCCTTATGGTCATGTAATTCAAACTTTAATTTATAGAGATACTGACAAATTTTATTGGCAAACcaatttagtttaatatgtttaaaagaaattatattaatgattTACACAACTATTGAACACGACAAAGGGAAATTATTATCTTCATGCAATAAAGCAGAAGTCAGAAGATATTATTGTCGGAAATAAAATGGTTTGGATTGCATTTATGTAAATCATAATATTCACTTTCATTGTAAACACCAAGTGGCACACATGAAATATACAATCTAACAAGTGGCTCTTTACGAGACCTCTCATAGAacgttaataataataataataataatatccatCTGCACAACTCAGATCCAGtctctccttctccttcttctcttAATATCTGCATTTCTTTGTCTACACAAACACTCATAAAGATGGAATATTCCGGCAATGAATTCGATGCTATAGTCATTGGTGCAGGCATCATGGGCAGCACCACTGCCTATGAACTAGCAAAACGAGGCAAAAAGACACTTCTACTTGAACAGTTCGATTTCTTGCACCATCGCGGATCATCACACGGCGAGTCACGCACTATCCGTGCTACCTATCCGGAGGATTACTACTGTGCCATGGCCATAGAATCCTTCCCGCTTTGGGAGGAAGCACAGTCAGAAATTGGCTTTAAAGTTTATTTCAAAGCGCAGCATCTAGATATGGGTCCTTCAGATAACAAGAGTCTACTCTCAGTCATCTCAAGTTGCAAGAAAAACTCGGTTTCTTTTCAAGTGCTAGACAGTCAACAAGTGCCTGAGAAATTCTCTGGTAGGATTAACATACCAGAGAATTGGATAGGCGTGTCTGCTGAGCTTGGTGGGGTATTAAGACCCACTAAAGCAGTGTCCATGTTTCAATCACTAGCATCTAGAAAGGGCGCAGTCTTAAGAGATAACACGGAAGTGAATAACATAATTAAGGACGACGTGAGAGGTGGCTTATGGGTGTTCGCTGCAAATGGTGAGAAGTTTTGGGCTGAAAAATGTGTTATTACAGCCGGGGCTTGGGTTAGAAAGTTAGTTAAAACGGTTAGTGGGCTTGATTTGCCTATACAAGCACTGGAAACTACAGTGTGTTACTGGAGGATTAAGGAAGGGCATGAGAGTGAGTTTACTATGGGAGTTGATTTTCCTACATTTGCTAGTTATGGACAGCCGTACGTATATGGCACGCCGTCGTTGGAGTTCCCGGGATTGATCAAGATAGCGGTGCATGGAGGGCGTGCTTGTAATCCGGATAAAAGGCCATGGGGTCCTTGTCTGACGTTGAGTTCTTTGAAGGAATGGATTGAGCGAACATTTTCAGGGCTCGTTGATTCTGATGGCCCAGTTGCTACTCAGTCGTGTATGTATTCAATGACTCCAGATGAAGATTATGTGATTGATTTTCTAGGCGAGGAGTTCGGGAAAGATGTGGTGGTTGGTGGTGGGTTTTCAGGTCACGGGTTCAAGATGGCCCCAGTCATAGGAAGGATACTGGCGGATCTGGCTCTTGATGGGGAAGCAAAAGGAGTGGACCTGAATCATTTTAGTATACAGAGATTTCGGGACAATCCTCAAGGGAATATGAAGGACTATGAAGACcaagttgattttttttccaatCATAAGTAGATGTACTACGTTACTCAATTTCATGTAGATTAGCTTGACTGTCATCTTATCTGAATTTCGTTGCACCGCACCTCGCTTCGAAATGGCCCTCCTGCACGATGTACTAAGTTAATGTTCTTTTGGCCAAATCCTAAGTCTGGGCTTGCAGTGATCATTTAGCACATCAGTGCCGAGCATTTGCTGATATAAACTCAAAACGGTTCCAACTGATATCTCTTTAATCGTGTATTCGTGCAGTATGTCGCACCGAAGTATGAACTAACACTACAATTCCCAAACAAAGTGTCGAATAGGAATTCTACAAGCAATCCATGCACAAAATTACTTTTGTCATCAGACAAGATTTCCTGCTAACCTCAAGTGACCTGCCCCATAAGTCAAATACGTACAGAACAAAATTCCATACAAAGCATTGCCAGTGTTTAATTTCAAGAGATGAACCCTTTTTTCTTAAGCTTATAAAGAAATGCTGTGATGACAGCAACAAGATACCACCTCTGGTTGGATCCGAGTAAATAAATTCTGTAACTACGTCCTGTATAATGGTGGTAACAAGGATTTTCTGTCTTATTGGACGCAACCAAGCAATCTGagatttgtaaataaaatgacAATCACAGTTGCTTGGTTGATTTGAACAATAAATCAATCTGGCTACATAttgaaagggaaaaaaatcACTGTACAAACAGGCTCAAAATCCATTAGGGTCATATACTGGACGGGAATTTGCAACCACCTTGCCTTCAGAATATATGAGAACCTGCAGATCACAGAAATCAGAAATTGATAAGTACAAGAAGCGCCGGCCAACACTCTGTACTTAAACCATAAAATTCAATGCATCCGACTGGCTGCCATTACACATAGATTTCAAAGTGCAAAGTATTCTTGGGCTAAAAGCATAGAGCATAAACACAGGATTGCTATAATAAGCATAAACTACAACAATGATCAGTTGATGACCATTACTTAACCCTCAACCCCaataatatttgtaagtacaatataataaattaataaaaaaatagtcattttcttgtaaaataaaatctactTCACAATTTAAAAGACAAGCTAAGCTAACTATTAAACTGGTCAagtaaaaactcaaaaattaaaatgaatatagaaaaataaactagTGAAAAATGTACAATACAACTCTGAAGGCATTATGCTGCCAAACTTATAGGGAAATGGGAAAAAGCAAACTGACTAGAAGCGTAAAATACAAAGCCTATACGTTAATGATCTAAAAAGTACAAAATTACAAATGGGGGACAAGAGAAGCTTCCTCACTAAATTAAACCGGTCAGCACCAACAAGTAACTGAATGAGAAGAAATGATCACTAACCAGTTTGGCTGCTCAAACCACAAAAGTTGCAAGCAATGCGTGCAATAATGCCCAATAGATCATAATACCAAGCCTTAAGCCGGGTTGTCGCATTAGTGCCCTATCACAAGAAACCCTGGTATATTccatgaattaaattaatttcttcattagAGAAAGATAGGTAAGCTTTAGATTAATACGGGACAAAGAGGACTATAAGAGTGCCTACCATAGACCATCAATCATGTCAGTTACAGGTCTTGTAAATTTTGGGACAACTCTGGATGTAGTAAGTGACTTGAAACCATGAACTGTAGTGGCGAAGGAAAGAAGCATTGTAAAATGTCATTGTTAGGCTACAAACAAAGTTGCTGgacaaaaagaacaaaagaccaaaaaaaaaaactgtccAAACTAGAACCTTTTTCGTCATCTTCATCCTCTAGCCTACTACTGCCTCTGCGATCCTTGTCAATATCGATAGCAACTTGATCATTATTGACTTTGCGTAAACTGCGAACTTGAGAAGCAGTGGAGGGCCCAGATACCGTCCATTTGTTTATCTGCATAAAGTCCATccataattaagattttataacaataaaaagatttatcaaATTTGCACTGCAACTACTAAACAGTTTTCACCTAGGAATTACAATGATTAAAACAGTGAATACACTTAAACTGTCTATATTGAACAATTTCACAGGAAAAACATCTGCATAATATAACCATCTAATATTGCATTACATGTCATAATCACAGATCCTCAACCTAAGAGTATACACCAACTTGCATTCACATTTATGATCACCAATGTGCATGTCTATGTACTCTGATGCACTGACTAAGATAAAGTAAGGTTCAAGTTGCCTTTCCTCGAGTTATTCACTGCTTTTGCTTCCTAATGTTATGTGCATAAGTCAAGACAGGACGAGAGggcgagagagagaaagagagatcTTCTGTGCATTATAGGCACATGCACAACATGTTTAACGAATCTTGGAATAAAATGACAAAGAATTACATGATTGATGCATATTATCAATCATCTGGCGGTCATCTGATACAAAAGTTACTGATGGAAATGTCTCACACAATCTCAGGCATTAAACAGGAAATTAAATGTTCTTACTGTTTTAAAAGGGCATAATGTAATTGCATATGTTACATTAACTTGTGCATTTAAAGACTCACCACAGGTTCCACTTCAATAATTTCAGAGTTTGAACTGGTTGGCTGCCCCAATTCTCCAGCAACTGCAAGCATATCTAACTGGGATTCTTTCTCACGCAAAGACTTCTGAAGATTTTCTTCTCTGCGTGTCAAATCCTCTACTTTACTCCTTTCCATTTGCAATAAAGCATCCCTAGTTTGAGCTGCTACCCGTAGATCCTCTAATTCAGACATAATTAAAGTGATCTTTTTCCGAATTATTTCTTTGCATTCGTGAACCTGACTACTATCATGAAGATTGACATCTACAGAAACCAGTGTGGCTAGCCATGTCAATAACTCACAGATCTCAtctgaatttcttttattgctcGTCTGAGATGCAACAATAGCATCATTTGTGCATCTAGTGACTTCTTGTCTTAAGAATGAGATCTCACCATCACGATCTTGCAACTGTGACTGAAGCTTTTCAACCTCTGCAAGGAGACTTTCAGAAAAATGATGAAGCTCATCAAACTTGCTCACAGTGATGGAGAGCTTTTTCACAGCCTTCCCACGAGAAGCTTCAAGGTTTTCCACATCTAAATTCTTTTGCTGCACAACTTTCTCCAATTCATCAACTCTTTTTGTTAAATATTCCATCTGCACCTCCTCCTCATCAAGAGCTTGCATGAGGGCTTCAATTTCTGTAAATGGACATTCAATATTTTGCAATGTCTAGattaaaagctaaaataaGGTAACTAGAAAAAGACACTGAGAAAGGAAAACAATCTAACCTTGGTCTTTGGCAGACAGTATATCCGTCAACGATTTCACTTTCTCCTGTAACTCTGTTGAGGTGGTTTTCTGATCTTGAAGCTCCTTCACTTTTTGCTGCAATAGATCCCTTTCATCTTTGATCATTTCAACCTTTTTCTCCAAATCTTTCACATGAGATTTTGTGGACTGAAGATTTATGGAGCAGCTTGTTGCAGCAGCTTCGGCTTGCTTAATTTGACTAACGAGATCCTTGCAAATCATCTCTCTCTGAATGTCCTTCTCCTGAAGCTCCTTCTGCAAAtttgatattatgattttcatttctttattgtCGCCCTCTGTAATCTCACATTTTAAGCTAGCAAATTGCTTCACAGACAATAGCAGTTTTTCTGCTATATCCTTGACATGTTGCTCAGATGAAAAATTACTCTCTCCACCAAAATGAAGGCCACCGTCACCAAATGTTGAGGGTTTCAAGTTCATCCCTTGATCTCCAAGTGTCaaagaatttgcaaattcCGATCTTCTGTTTTCAATTTCCATGAGTGAACTGGAACAGGCTTCATAAAGCAAGGCCATGTTCCTGCGCAGTACAACAATTTCCATATCTTTTTCTATTCCGGCTGATTCTTTAAGTTTAATGTCTCTCTGCATGGTCTCAAATGATTCTTTTTGGGAAGTGATGCCTCTTTGAATGGACACCATTAGTTTGGAGACATTGTTAGCTTGTTGGTGAAATGTAACTGAGTGTTCGTGTAATATTACGTTAATGGCAGCAATTTGTTTAATGACTTCTTGCAAAAATTTACACacttcaataataaaatcatcatCGAAATGGTCTGTAACAGTTGTTACTGATGAAAAATCCACAGCCATGAAATTTACCTGAGAAGAAAAGCTcaaattagagaaaacaatTATGAATAGCACAAGCACCAAGCCAAAACTATTACAGGAAATTAAAAGGTCATGACCCATGAGAAGCAATACATGCAATCAACAACAAACAAgatataaataacaaaaaaaaagggatGTCTTTGGTTCAATAGCGGGTTTAGTCTGATtcgagaaagaaaaagtaactAATATACAGAATAAACACACCAATTATACCTTGTTTTGTGAAGGACTAGAAGTAATGCCATCAGATGCACTAAAAAGAGGCATTTGAACCCCATGATCAGCCTCTACTGTTTGAAGGCATGACACCACACCAGACTCAAGATTTTGCAGAAATTCCAAGTCTTCAGAGAAAAAGGCAGATAGTAAAACAGTGATGTCAAAGAAGCTCTTCCTGAGTTGATTTGCAGCAGATTTTAACAAGACAAGTTcagaatttcttttgtttttctcctCAGTGCGAACCAAGGATAACTTTTCAAAACGTGAAAGAGCTTCAAATTTGGCAGCCTCTGCGACATCCCTACCTTTGGAGAGTTGTGTAAGTTCAGCAGTGACTTTGGCTAGCTCATCTTGGAGGTTGTCATTCCTGTCTTGAACCTCATTCAGTTCTGCGAGCAATAGTTCTGCTgctcttctagattttctagACTCTTCCTCAGAAGAAGCCACAGCAGCATGCAAATCACGGCATAGTTTCCCGACGTGTTCCAACTTCTTTATCGGATCACTGTTATAAATTTCACCACCGACATCAAAATCTCCTAGAGCATTCAAAATCATGGAAAGAATATGTTCTTTCTCCCGTAAAATACTATCATTTTCAGCCATACGATTCCTCATGACCAAATTCTCAGATTCAAGGGCTTCTACCCTTTCAGAGAAACTAGTTAAGTCTCTCATCTTCAATTTGTAGTCTGTAAGAGCATTTTCACAGTGCTTAATCTCAGATTTCAGGTGCTCCAACTCAGTAGTCAACTCTTCAGTCATTTTTTTCAGACTATCACGTTGTTGAACCAAAGACTTTCCTTTTCTAACTGCAACATTTAACTTCTCCCTTAAAGAAGTAGACTTCTGCTCCTCTTGACTGAGTAGCTCTTGCAACTCCACTCTTTGTCTTTCAAGTGCTTCAACTGCACAAACCAAAGATTGTTGCTTCTCCATATAACTATCTCTTTCCTCCTTCACATATATTAGCTCACTCAAAGTCTCCTCCAGCTGTTTCTTCAGAACATCCACATTTGGTTCAGCACTATCCACTACATCTCTCTTCAGAAGAGCTACATCAGATACCAGATCATCCTGGATAGCTCTAGTTCTCCCTTTATAGAAATCTGCATCAGCTTCTTCAGCATGGTGCTCTTCAACAGAAGGAGTTGTGCATTTCTCTACAAGCTTCATCAGTAATCCTTCTAAACATTCAATATTATCTCCACCAGATTTCGAGTCTTTCACACCAGGATCCTTCAGTGCATCACAAACCAAATCTTGCAGTCTGCATATCTCGCCATCAATTCTCTGAATATGCTCCTCATTCCCAAGCTTTTGAACCAATTGGTTCTGCAAATCAGTAACCTCATTCTGCAGATTTTCGTTGTTGAATGCAAGCTGCACTGCCTTTGCTGAAAGTTTCTCATGGTCCCAGTTGAGAATCTCCACTCTTTCAGACAGGTTCTCTTTCTCTTGGATAACTGCTTGAATATCCTTCTCAAGGTCAGATATTCTCTTCTGAGATTCCTTCAACTCAGCATTCAAGGAAGATATTCTCTTTTGAGACTCTTCCAAATCTGCAGCTAGTGATCCACAATGGTCTTCGAGTTTACCAATGTTCTGCAGCAGAGAATTCTTATCATGGTTAGCCTCCGAAAATGCACTTCCTAGCCACTCAATCCTATCCTCTGGTTCCACAGACCGCAGGTGTGCGGGCATATCGATCCTGTCCAATAGTTCTTCCCATCTTTGCACCAACTGGTTCCTTTCCATCAATGACTGTTCCAGCATTTCATTTTGTTCAGccaatccataaaatttgcCTTGAAGATCCTCATATTTCCTTCTCAAGTCATCTCCTGAATTTGAGCTAGGCTGTACATCCTCCTTCCAGGCATCCATCATGACAAAACCAGCATCAGAATACGAACCGCCCACAGAACCCTTCTGGTCCAGATCAGCTGGGGGCAAAGAGTTTCCAGTCGCTGACCTGGCTAGCCAATCAACCTTCTCAATTATATCTCTTGAATGAAAATGCTCTGGCAGATCTAGATCTTCTAAAATCTCTTCTATCCTTTGAAGCACAGAATCTTTGAGAAGAAATGATTCTCTTAATGCAGTAGCAGAGTTGCGAATGTATGAAAGCTCAGATTCCAGAGCCTCAACACGCTCACCTGCCTCTGAAAAAGTCTTCAGTTTAGTTTCTAGCTCGTTCATTCTGGCATCCTTCAATTGTAACTCTTGGGAGCATCTTTCCAATTCACTGGATCTCTCTGAAAGCGACCGTGTGAGACTGTCACGCTGCTTTACCAACC is a window encoding:
- the LOC8272784 gene encoding probable sarcosine oxidase, coding for MEYSGNEFDAIVIGAGIMGSTTAYELAKRGKKTLLLEQFDFLHHRGSSHGESRTIRATYPEDYYCAMAIESFPLWEEAQSEIGFKVYFKAQHLDMGPSDNKSLLSVISSCKKNSVSFQVLDSQQVPEKFSGRINIPENWIGVSAELGGVLRPTKAVSMFQSLASRKGAVLRDNTEVNNIIKDDVRGGLWVFAANGEKFWAEKCVITAGAWVRKLVKTVSGLDLPIQALETTVCYWRIKEGHESEFTMGVDFPTFASYGQPYVYGTPSLEFPGLIKIAVHGGRACNPDKRPWGPCLTLSSLKEWIERTFSGLVDSDGPVATQSCMYSMTPDEDYVIDFLGEEFGKDVVVGGGFSGHGFKMAPVIGRILADLALDGEAKGVDLNHFSIQRFRDNPQGNMKDYEDQVDFFSNHK